From a single Arachnia propionica genomic region:
- a CDS encoding OsmC family protein, which yields MNPLEAVLSALGACKCVVARAFAKPNGIRLRHVRVEVDGVFDPDGFRGKNPAAKVGLSTIRTRYHIDADNTPEEIAAFVEFIEAHCPVHDTLVNPPQLSYEIA from the coding sequence ATGAACCCGCTCGAAGCCGTCCTGTCGGCCCTCGGCGCCTGCAAGTGCGTCGTTGCGAGGGCTTTCGCCAAGCCGAACGGCATCCGGCTGCGCCACGTACGGGTCGAGGTGGACGGGGTGTTCGACCCGGACGGGTTCCGGGGGAAGAACCCCGCGGCGAAGGTCGGGCTATCAACAATCAGGACGCGCTACCACATCGACGCAGACAACACCCCCGAAGAGATCGCGGCGTTCGTTGAGTTCATCGAGGCCCACTGCCCGGTCCACGACACCCTGGTCAACCCGCCCCAGCTGAGCTACGAGATCGCCTGA
- a CDS encoding cell filamentation protein Fic, whose protein sequence is MTEGAAGEVILYRRDDGAPALEVRLEEETVWLSQQQIAELFQTSRTNVVEHLRNIYNETELDETTTCRRFRQVRTEGSRQIEGKK, encoded by the coding sequence GTGACCGAGGGAGCAGCCGGTGAGGTGATCCTCTACCGGCGCGACGACGGCGCCCCCGCGCTTGAGGTACGCCTGGAGGAAGAGACCGTCTGGCTCAGCCAGCAGCAGATCGCCGAGCTGTTCCAGACCTCCCGCACCAACGTCGTCGAGCACCTTCGGAACATCTACAACGAAACAGAGTTGGACGAGACTACAACCTGTCGGAGATTCCGACAGGTTCGCACCGAGGGTTCCCGTCAGATCGAAGGCAAGAAATGA
- a CDS encoding ATP-binding protein — MTSAVVDRSLTLPPEQVGPALLALAEDQWFERKSARVSPRDLAVPLVAMANADGGVIVVGLHDGKVEDVSARRRNELRQACLDYTEPPVRARVEEVEALDAEGEPATLVLLNVAPGETVHVTQKGECYLRVGDESRRLTAAQQRELVFDRGMAHYEATPVNLTLVDLDQQALADYAERIGAATIEGALAARDLVDRRGRLTVASELLFDERPQREFPNAVVRILKYGAEHRGVGRNMTLEQDRRVEGSLLRQISEAIRQIEDMMPAWQQLSDAGTFEPISRIPRDAWLEGLVNAVVHRSYSTMGDHIRFEIFPSRIEITSPGRFPGIVEPQRPLDIRRYARNPRIARVCADLGYTRELGEGIARLFAEMRGRGLVDPHYFQSSSSVTLTLSAQEALPEEIRSRLTRSAIAILNTLRQTGEPLSTGALAELAGVARMTATRALAQLEELGLVIREGSAKQDPRATWHLT, encoded by the coding sequence ATGACCTCGGCAGTCGTGGATCGTAGCCTGACGTTGCCCCCAGAGCAGGTGGGGCCAGCGCTGCTGGCCCTTGCGGAAGATCAGTGGTTCGAACGCAAGTCCGCTCGCGTGTCGCCACGTGATCTCGCGGTCCCGCTGGTGGCTATGGCCAACGCCGATGGCGGGGTGATTGTCGTTGGGCTCCACGACGGCAAGGTGGAGGACGTGTCAGCGCGGCGGCGCAACGAGCTGCGGCAAGCCTGCCTCGACTACACTGAACCGCCGGTACGCGCCCGGGTGGAAGAGGTTGAGGCGCTGGACGCCGAAGGCGAGCCGGCCACTCTCGTCCTGCTGAACGTCGCTCCGGGGGAGACCGTGCACGTCACCCAGAAGGGTGAGTGCTACCTGCGGGTTGGCGATGAGTCGCGGCGGTTGACTGCCGCGCAGCAGCGTGAGCTCGTGTTCGACCGGGGCATGGCGCACTATGAAGCCACTCCCGTGAACCTCACCCTGGTGGATCTCGACCAGCAGGCCCTGGCGGATTACGCCGAACGCATCGGCGCGGCGACCATTGAGGGTGCGCTGGCCGCGCGCGACCTGGTGGATCGCCGGGGTCGGCTCACCGTGGCCAGCGAGCTGCTGTTCGACGAGCGTCCCCAGCGTGAGTTTCCCAATGCCGTCGTCCGGATTCTCAAGTACGGGGCGGAACACCGGGGCGTGGGACGAAACATGACGCTCGAACAGGACCGCCGGGTGGAAGGTTCCCTGCTGCGGCAGATCTCCGAAGCCATCCGCCAGATCGAGGACATGATGCCCGCCTGGCAGCAACTGAGTGACGCGGGCACCTTCGAACCCATCTCCCGGATTCCCCGGGATGCCTGGCTGGAGGGGCTGGTCAACGCCGTCGTTCATCGCTCGTACAGCACCATGGGCGACCACATTCGCTTTGAGATTTTCCCAAGCCGGATCGAGATCACCTCGCCAGGAAGATTCCCGGGCATCGTCGAACCCCAACGCCCGCTCGATATCCGGCGCTATGCCCGTAACCCGCGCATCGCCCGGGTGTGCGCCGACTTGGGGTACACCAGAGAGCTCGGGGAAGGGATCGCGCGGCTATTCGCCGAGATGCGTGGACGCGGGCTCGTCGATCCCCACTATTTCCAATCCTCTTCCTCGGTGACTCTCACCTTGTCGGCACAGGAGGCGCTCCCCGAAGAAATCCGCTCCCGGCTCACCCGCAGCGCGATCGCCATTCTGAACACGTTGCGCCAGACGGGGGAGCCGCTCTCCACCGGGGCGCTGGCCGAACTGGCAGGGGTAGCCCGCATGACCGCCACCCGGGCGCTAGCCCAGCTGGAAGAACTCGGACTCGTCATCCGGGAAGGCTCCGCCAAACAAGACCCACGCGCCACCTGGCACCTCACCTGA
- a CDS encoding restriction endonuclease subunit S, translating into MSRIDKLIADLCPDGVEFKPLGDIAKLVRGNGMPKSDLTENGVGAIHYGQIYTRYGAWARATISFVSETTATKLAKVDPGDIIITNTSENIEDVGKAVAWIGDEQIVTGGHATVIKHAQDPKYLSYWFQSRAFFNQKRALATGTKVIDVSARQLGKIRIPVPPLEVQQEIVRVLDNFTQLEAELEAELEAELEARREQYEYYRARLFATDSSTVFSPLGVMAKNLDRRRKPVSREARTLGKIPYYGASGVVDHVSNYIFNGDYLLISEDGANLLTRTAPIAFSISGKTWVNNHAHVLEFTSYTERRFVEMYLNSIDLTPFISGAAQPKLNKSKLDSIPIPNPPRETKEKIVQTLERFDSLVNDLSIGLPAELAARRKQYEYYRDQLLTFEEKR; encoded by the coding sequence ATGAGCCGAATCGACAAGCTGATCGCAGATCTGTGCCCGGATGGGGTCGAGTTCAAACCCCTGGGTGACATCGCCAAGCTTGTTCGCGGGAATGGTATGCCGAAGAGCGACCTCACCGAGAATGGTGTAGGCGCTATCCACTACGGCCAGATCTACACGCGGTATGGAGCGTGGGCGAGAGCAACAATTTCTTTCGTCTCCGAGACCACAGCCACCAAACTAGCAAAAGTAGATCCTGGCGACATCATTATCACAAACACCAGCGAGAACATCGAAGATGTCGGGAAGGCGGTTGCCTGGATCGGGGACGAGCAGATCGTAACAGGGGGACATGCAACTGTTATCAAACACGCTCAAGATCCTAAGTACCTCTCCTATTGGTTCCAATCGAGAGCCTTTTTCAACCAGAAGAGAGCCTTGGCAACCGGCACCAAAGTCATCGATGTCTCCGCGAGACAACTTGGGAAGATCCGCATCCCCGTCCCACCGCTTGAGGTGCAGCAGGAGATCGTGAGAGTGCTGGATAATTTCACCCAGCTGGAAGCGGAGCTGGAAGCGGAGCTGGAAGCGGAGCTGGAAGCTCGGCGCGAGCAGTACGAGTACTACCGCGCACGACTCTTTGCAACCGATTCGAGCACTGTATTTTCACCACTCGGCGTCATGGCGAAAAATCTCGACAGGAGACGAAAACCAGTTTCCCGCGAAGCCAGAACCCTTGGGAAAATTCCTTACTATGGGGCATCCGGGGTGGTCGACCATGTCAGTAACTACATTTTTAACGGAGATTACCTGCTGATTTCAGAGGACGGAGCAAACCTGCTTACCCGAACAGCCCCTATCGCCTTCTCGATCTCTGGCAAAACTTGGGTAAATAATCATGCTCACGTGCTCGAGTTTACCTCATATACCGAGAGACGTTTTGTCGAGATGTATCTAAACTCGATAGATTTGACGCCATTTATTTCAGGCGCCGCACAGCCGAAGCTCAATAAATCAAAGCTCGACAGCATCCCCATACCAAACCCACCTCGGGAAACAAAAGAGAAAATTGTCCAGACCCTAGAAAGATTCGACTCCTTGGTGAACGATCTCAGTATTGGTCTTCCGGCGGAGCTGGCGGCTCGGCGGAAGCAGTATGAGTACTACCGGGACCAGCTGCTGACTTTTGAGGAGAAACGATGA
- a CDS encoding phosphoenolpyruvate hydrolase family protein produces MSRQEILDRFRTQVAQGQPIIGGGAGTGITAKSAEAGGIDLLVIYNSGRFRMAGRGSLSGLLAYGDANAIVMEMANEVLPVVKRTPVLAGINGTDPFRVMGHFLRQVKEIGFAGVQNFPTVGLIDGVFRANLEETGMGYGHEIDMIRMAHELDLLTSPYVFDEDQAKDMARAGADILVPHMGLTTSGTIGAKTALTLEEAAVKVQQLADAARSVNPDILCLCHGGPIANPADAQYILDHTDGIVGFYGASSIERFPTEVGIRAQTEEFKAVTFKKG; encoded by the coding sequence ATGTCCCGTCAAGAGATCCTCGATCGTTTCCGCACCCAGGTCGCCCAGGGCCAGCCCATCATCGGCGGCGGCGCGGGCACCGGTATCACCGCGAAGTCCGCGGAAGCCGGTGGCATCGACCTGCTGGTCATCTACAACTCGGGCCGGTTCCGCATGGCCGGGCGCGGCTCGCTGTCCGGGCTGCTGGCATACGGGGATGCCAACGCCATCGTCATGGAGATGGCCAACGAGGTGCTGCCTGTCGTGAAACGCACCCCCGTCCTCGCGGGCATCAACGGCACCGACCCGTTCCGTGTCATGGGGCACTTCCTGCGCCAGGTGAAAGAGATCGGGTTCGCCGGTGTGCAGAACTTCCCCACCGTCGGCCTGATCGACGGGGTGTTCCGGGCGAACCTGGAAGAGACCGGCATGGGGTACGGGCACGAGATCGACATGATCCGCATGGCCCACGAACTCGACCTGCTCACCTCCCCCTACGTCTTCGACGAGGACCAGGCCAAGGACATGGCCCGCGCCGGGGCGGACATCCTCGTCCCTCACATGGGCCTGACAACGTCTGGGACCATCGGCGCGAAGACCGCGCTGACCCTGGAGGAGGCGGCGGTCAAGGTGCAGCAGCTCGCGGACGCGGCCAGGAGCGTCAACCCCGACATCCTGTGCCTGTGCCACGGCGGGCCGATCGCGAACCCGGCCGACGCGCAGTACATCCTCGACCACACCGACGGCATCGTCGGCTTCTACGGGGCCAGTTCCATCGAGCGATTCCCGACCGAGGTGGGCATTCGTGCACAGACCGAGGAGTTCAAGGCCGTCACCTTCAAGAAGGGCTGA
- a CDS encoding type I restriction-modification system subunit M, with product MAPTTKEAQRAELHKTIWRIANDLRGSVDGWDFKAYVLGMLFYRFISENLTAYINQTEHAAGNPDYDYLEESDHRVSGILEGVVEEKGFFIFPSELFANVRDRASRDEKLNETLERVFRNIEGSAVGTAAEGALKGLFDDLDVNSSKLGPTVLKRNGKLVKLLNAIGDMPLGNFEDNSIDLFGDAYEYLMGMYASQAGKSGGEYYTPQEVSELLARLTVVGKTAVNKVYDPACGSGSLLLKFAKVLGPDRVRNGFYGQEINLTTYNLARINMFLHDINYEDFNIEHGDTLTEPKHWDDEPFEAIVSNPPYSTKWEGNDNSLLINDERFAPAGVLAPKSKADLAFTMHILSWLSVNGTAAIVEFPGVLYRGGAERKIRKYLIDNNYVDTVIQLPPDLFFGTTIATCIIVLKKSKPDNAVLFIDASGEFSRVGNKNKLLQQNQDHILETFTARRDVDHVATLVTNEDLAANDYNISVSSYVEKEDTREAVDIQALNAEIARIVARQAELRTEIDAIVADLEGEPS from the coding sequence ATGGCACCGACCACCAAAGAGGCCCAGCGGGCCGAGTTGCACAAGACCATCTGGCGGATCGCCAACGACCTGCGCGGCTCGGTGGACGGCTGGGACTTCAAGGCCTACGTCCTGGGCATGCTGTTCTACCGGTTCATCTCAGAGAACCTCACCGCCTACATCAACCAAACCGAGCACGCGGCAGGGAATCCCGATTACGACTACCTCGAAGAATCTGATCACCGGGTTTCCGGCATTCTTGAGGGCGTCGTGGAGGAGAAGGGGTTCTTCATCTTCCCCTCAGAGCTGTTCGCCAATGTCCGCGATCGGGCGTCCCGGGACGAGAAACTGAACGAGACCTTGGAGCGGGTATTCCGCAACATCGAGGGGTCGGCGGTCGGCACGGCGGCCGAGGGCGCGTTGAAGGGTCTGTTCGATGACCTTGACGTCAATAGCTCCAAGCTTGGACCGACGGTGCTCAAGCGCAACGGGAAACTCGTCAAGCTCCTGAACGCGATCGGCGATATGCCGCTGGGTAATTTCGAGGACAACTCGATCGACCTTTTCGGGGACGCCTACGAATACCTCATGGGCATGTATGCCTCGCAGGCTGGCAAGTCCGGCGGGGAGTATTACACCCCGCAGGAGGTCTCGGAGCTGCTGGCCCGGCTGACGGTGGTCGGCAAGACCGCGGTGAACAAGGTCTACGACCCGGCCTGCGGGTCGGGGTCGCTGCTGCTGAAGTTCGCCAAGGTTCTCGGGCCAGACCGGGTTCGCAACGGATTCTACGGGCAGGAGATCAACCTGACCACGTACAACCTGGCGCGAATTAACATGTTCCTGCACGACATCAACTACGAGGACTTCAACATTGAGCACGGCGATACCCTGACCGAGCCCAAGCATTGGGACGATGAGCCGTTCGAGGCGATCGTGTCGAATCCTCCCTATTCGACGAAATGGGAGGGAAACGACAACTCGCTGCTCATCAACGACGAACGGTTCGCCCCCGCCGGGGTGCTGGCCCCGAAGTCGAAAGCGGACCTGGCGTTCACCATGCACATCCTGTCGTGGCTGAGCGTCAACGGCACCGCGGCGATCGTCGAGTTCCCCGGCGTGCTGTACCGCGGGGGCGCGGAACGCAAGATCCGCAAATATCTCATCGACAACAACTATGTGGATACCGTGATCCAGCTGCCGCCGGATCTGTTCTTCGGCACCACCATCGCCACCTGCATCATCGTGCTGAAAAAATCGAAACCCGACAACGCGGTGCTGTTCATTGATGCCTCGGGTGAGTTCAGCCGGGTCGGGAACAAGAACAAGCTGCTGCAGCAGAACCAGGATCACATCCTGGAGACCTTCACCGCCCGCCGTGACGTGGACCACGTCGCCACGCTCGTGACCAACGAAGACCTCGCGGCCAACGACTACAACATCTCGGTGTCCTCCTATGTCGAGAAGGAGGACACCCGCGAGGCCGTGGACATCCAGGCCCTCAACGCCGAGATCGCCCGCATCGTTGCCCGCCAGGCCGAGCTTCGCACCGAGATCGACGCCATCGTCGCCGACCTGGAGGGAGAGCCGTCGTGA
- a CDS encoding helix-turn-helix domain-containing protein, whose translation MSTTLTADKVSADELAQTEEFAQGLPQGSPLAIMLEGLLDAVRRGADVTLLASDKELTPNQAAQLLRVSRPHLVKIMDRGLLAYRLVGSNRRIAKADLLDYIERHERANAHVNQLLGTRPHAQLQAMDEAAPLTNEDLAALDTLIAE comes from the coding sequence ATGTCCACGACGCTGACTGCCGACAAGGTTTCTGCTGATGAGCTGGCTCAAACGGAAGAGTTTGCTCAGGGTCTGCCTCAGGGCTCGCCTCTCGCGATCATGCTCGAAGGCCTGCTTGATGCGGTGCGACGCGGTGCGGACGTGACGCTGCTCGCCTCTGACAAAGAACTGACCCCCAATCAGGCGGCCCAACTGTTGCGGGTGAGCCGTCCACATCTGGTGAAGATCATGGATCGCGGGTTGTTGGCCTACCGTCTGGTCGGGTCGAACCGCCGGATCGCGAAGGCCGACCTGCTTGACTACATCGAACGCCACGAACGCGCGAACGCCCATGTCAACCAGCTACTGGGCACACGCCCCCACGCGCAACTTCAGGCAATGGACGAAGCAGCTCCACTGACCAACGAAGACCTAGCTGCCTTGGATACGCTGATCGCGGAGTGA
- a CDS encoding class I SAM-dependent methyltransferase, giving the protein MSKDAYAVSAQVYDLLNASFRLGQVAALERLIPLVRAESGPVLDIGAGSGLNTVFVLERLPEAHVYALEPSPAMRALVLTKVAAHPEWFDRVTIRPEAFGAAPLPDAISAAILLGVLGHFSPDERSALFAAIAARLPEGGAALTDLQPPCRPARVEPYETASARIGDLTYSGLAEGWPLDDERMHWKMTCRTLDGDRVLAEETTEYLFRHPDPEAIRTELRATGLSLDQIEDTTFYLIVKD; this is encoded by the coding sequence ATGAGCAAGGACGCCTACGCCGTCAGCGCGCAGGTCTACGACCTGCTCAACGCCAGTTTTCGCCTGGGGCAGGTGGCGGCCCTGGAGAGGCTGATTCCGCTGGTCCGCGCCGAGTCGGGGCCGGTACTCGACATCGGGGCCGGGTCGGGCCTGAACACGGTCTTCGTCCTGGAGCGCCTACCGGAGGCACACGTGTACGCCCTGGAACCCAGCCCCGCGATGAGGGCGCTGGTCCTGACGAAGGTCGCCGCGCACCCGGAGTGGTTCGACCGGGTCACGATCCGACCCGAGGCCTTCGGCGCCGCTCCCCTGCCTGATGCCATCAGCGCGGCGATCCTGCTGGGCGTCCTCGGCCACTTCAGCCCGGACGAACGGTCCGCACTGTTCGCCGCCATCGCAGCCCGGCTCCCCGAGGGCGGGGCCGCCCTGACGGACTTGCAGCCGCCCTGTCGGCCCGCGCGGGTGGAACCCTACGAGACCGCCAGCGCCCGGATCGGCGACCTGACCTATAGCGGCCTCGCGGAAGGATGGCCACTCGACGACGAGCGCATGCACTGGAAGATGACCTGCCGCACCCTTGACGGCGATCGCGTGCTGGCCGAGGAGACCACCGAGTACCTGTTCCGCCACCCGGACCCCGAGGCCATCCGGACCGAACTCCGCGCCACCGGACTCAGCCTCGACCAGATCGAAGACACCACCTTCTACCTCATCGTCAAGGACTGA
- a CDS encoding SRPBCC family protein, whose translation MTVSYYSTIIQHDADKVWDTLRDFNGLATWFGSAVSESHIEDGLTGATVGAVRSFQLGESRIRERLLGLSDLDRSYSYGFCDPAPFDVTGYVSTLKVTRVSSTGQSLVEWWTEFDCAQEEREHWETFFASQVFAPALEGLRDHLG comes from the coding sequence ATGACGGTCTCGTACTACAGCACGATCATCCAGCACGATGCCGACAAGGTGTGGGACACCCTCAGGGACTTCAACGGACTGGCCACTTGGTTCGGTTCCGCGGTCTCCGAGAGCCACATCGAGGACGGTCTGACCGGAGCGACGGTCGGCGCCGTGCGGAGCTTCCAGCTCGGCGAATCCCGGATCAGGGAGCGGCTGCTCGGCCTGTCGGACCTCGACCGCAGCTACTCCTACGGGTTCTGCGATCCGGCCCCGTTCGACGTGACCGGATACGTCTCCACGCTGAAAGTGACCCGGGTGAGCTCGACCGGTCAGTCGCTCGTCGAGTGGTGGACGGAGTTCGACTGCGCCCAGGAAGAGCGGGAGCACTGGGAGACCTTCTTCGCCAGCCAGGTGTTCGCCCCGGCGCTGGAGGGGCTGCGCGACCACCTCGGCTGA
- a CDS encoding type I restriction endonuclease subunit R, translating into MKPNDHTPATAVSYDPIAVSVESTVVAEYIPDPHEKTAYQSEAALEAELIRVLQSQAYEYLPIRSEADLIGNLRTQLELLNGFQFSDTEWDRFFTTCIAGKNDGITEKMVRIHEDTVQLLRRDDGTTKNVLLIDQRRIHNNRLQVINQYEIGQGEGGAKYSNRYDVTILVNGLPLVHIELKRRGVDIREAFNQIDRYQRDSFWAGSGLFDYVQLFVISNGTLTKYYSNTTRSQHLKEGQQASRRRKTSNSFEFTSWWADAKNQPIRDLIAFAKTFFARHTLLNVLTRYCVLTVDTMLLVMRPYQIVAAEKMLQRIEIATNYKKLGTIDAGGYVWHTTGSGKTLTSFKAAQLATQMDSVDKVLFVVDRKDLDYQTMREYDRFQKGAANSNTSTAVLKRQLESRDATIIITTIQKLSTFIKANPSHDVYRQHVVIIFDECHRSQFGDMHTAITRAFKRYNLFGFTGTPIFAVNAASGGNPRLKTTEQAFGEKLHTYTIVDAITDKNVLPFRIDYVSTVQVGSVTDKQVPAIDTERALLDPERISKIVSYVLEHFDQKTKRASSYDHSVVTNVAESSRTSRRAEALRGRRRVRGFNALFATASIEAARIYYNHFALLQEKLPPGRRLKIGLIYSYGANEAASDGIIDDEAFDTDELPADARSFLEDAIQDYNDLFGTSYDTSAEKFQNYYKDLSQRIKNREIDLVIVVNMFLTGFDATTLNTLFVDKNLRAHGLIQAYSRTNRILNSVKTYGNIVAFRNLEDETNAALELFGNREARGVVLLKPYQDYYREYAEKVAELLEAFPLGQPITGEAAQKAFIALFGAILRLQNILSSFDDFAGNEILSERQGQDYRSIYLDLYAQFRQGQDAEKEVINDDVLFEIELIKQVEINVDYILMLVQKYRDEHGDGDDKEIRSEITRAVNASPTLRNKKDLIEAFVDSVSVDGHIDDEWVAFIEAERKTELARIIADENLKPKAAQEFVQNAFRNGELRTTGTAITKILPPVSRFAPSGGHDEKKQRVIARLSAFFDRFLGLGAAPTESPGHHD; encoded by the coding sequence ATGAAACCGAACGACCACACACCCGCTACAGCCGTCTCCTACGACCCGATTGCGGTTTCGGTGGAGTCCACGGTCGTCGCGGAGTACATCCCTGACCCGCACGAGAAGACCGCCTACCAGTCGGAGGCGGCCCTGGAGGCCGAACTCATCCGGGTGCTGCAGTCACAGGCCTACGAATACCTGCCGATCCGTTCGGAGGCCGACCTGATCGGCAACCTGCGAACCCAACTGGAACTGTTGAACGGATTTCAGTTCTCGGATACCGAATGGGACCGGTTCTTCACCACCTGCATTGCCGGAAAGAACGACGGCATTACCGAAAAGATGGTGCGCATCCACGAAGACACCGTGCAGCTGCTTCGCCGGGACGACGGCACCACCAAGAATGTGCTGCTGATCGACCAGCGGCGCATCCACAACAACCGACTCCAGGTCATCAACCAGTACGAGATCGGCCAGGGCGAGGGCGGAGCCAAGTATTCCAACCGGTACGACGTGACGATCCTCGTCAACGGGTTGCCGCTGGTCCACATCGAACTCAAACGCCGGGGCGTGGACATCCGTGAGGCGTTCAACCAGATCGACCGGTACCAGCGGGACAGCTTCTGGGCGGGCAGCGGCCTGTTCGACTACGTTCAGCTGTTCGTCATCTCCAACGGCACACTCACCAAGTACTACTCCAACACCACCCGGAGTCAACACCTGAAAGAGGGGCAGCAGGCCAGCCGCAGGCGCAAAACCTCCAATTCGTTCGAGTTCACCTCGTGGTGGGCGGACGCCAAGAACCAGCCGATCCGCGACCTGATCGCGTTCGCCAAGACCTTCTTCGCCCGGCACACGCTGCTCAACGTCCTCACCCGGTACTGCGTCCTCACCGTCGACACGATGCTGCTGGTGATGCGGCCTTACCAGATCGTCGCCGCCGAGAAGATGCTGCAGCGCATCGAGATCGCCACCAATTACAAGAAACTCGGCACCATCGACGCCGGCGGCTACGTCTGGCACACCACCGGCTCGGGCAAGACCCTGACCAGTTTCAAGGCAGCCCAGCTCGCCACCCAGATGGACAGCGTTGACAAGGTGCTATTCGTGGTGGACCGCAAGGACCTGGACTACCAGACAATGCGCGAATACGACCGTTTCCAGAAGGGTGCGGCCAATTCCAATACCTCCACCGCGGTGCTCAAACGCCAGCTGGAAAGCCGGGACGCCACGATCATCATCACGACGATCCAGAAACTCTCGACCTTCATCAAGGCCAACCCCAGCCACGACGTCTATCGCCAGCATGTCGTCATCATCTTCGACGAATGCCACCGCTCCCAGTTCGGGGACATGCATACCGCGATCACCAGGGCATTCAAGCGGTACAACCTGTTCGGTTTCACGGGTACACCGATCTTCGCGGTCAATGCGGCAAGTGGCGGAAACCCTCGGCTGAAAACCACCGAACAGGCCTTCGGGGAGAAGCTCCACACCTACACGATCGTGGACGCCATCACCGACAAGAACGTGTTGCCGTTCCGCATCGACTACGTCAGCACCGTGCAGGTGGGCAGCGTCACCGACAAACAGGTGCCGGCCATCGACACCGAACGGGCGCTGCTCGACCCGGAACGCATCAGCAAGATCGTTTCCTATGTGCTTGAGCATTTCGACCAGAAAACGAAACGCGCCTCCAGTTACGACCATTCGGTCGTCACCAATGTGGCCGAATCCAGCCGCACCTCTCGCCGCGCCGAAGCACTTCGGGGACGTCGCCGCGTGCGTGGTTTCAATGCGCTGTTCGCCACCGCATCCATTGAGGCCGCCCGGATCTACTACAACCACTTTGCGCTGCTACAGGAAAAACTGCCGCCCGGACGCCGCCTGAAGATCGGTCTGATCTACTCCTACGGGGCCAACGAGGCCGCCAGCGACGGGATCATCGACGACGAGGCCTTCGACACCGATGAGCTGCCCGCCGACGCTCGCAGCTTCCTGGAGGACGCGATCCAGGATTACAACGACCTTTTCGGCACCAGCTACGACACCAGCGCCGAGAAGTTCCAGAACTACTACAAGGACCTCTCCCAGCGGATCAAGAACCGGGAAATCGACTTGGTCATCGTCGTCAACATGTTCCTCACCGGGTTCGACGCCACCACCCTCAACACCCTCTTCGTCGACAAGAACCTGCGCGCCCACGGCCTCATCCAGGCCTATTCCCGCACCAACCGAATCCTGAACTCGGTGAAGACCTACGGCAATATCGTCGCCTTCCGCAACCTGGAGGACGAGACCAACGCCGCGCTGGAACTGTTCGGCAACCGGGAGGCCCGCGGCGTCGTCCTGCTCAAGCCCTACCAGGACTACTACCGCGAATACGCCGAAAAGGTCGCCGAGTTGCTGGAGGCATTCCCGCTCGGGCAGCCGATCACTGGAGAGGCAGCTCAGAAGGCCTTCATCGCGCTGTTCGGCGCAATTCTGCGGTTGCAGAACATCCTTTCCTCATTCGACGACTTCGCCGGGAACGAGATCCTCAGCGAACGCCAGGGACAGGACTACCGCAGCATCTACCTCGACCTCTACGCCCAGTTCCGTCAAGGCCAGGACGCCGAGAAGGAAGTCATCAACGACGACGTTCTCTTCGAGATCGAACTCATCAAACAGGTGGAGATCAATGTCGATTACATCCTCATGCTGGTGCAGAAGTACCGGGACGAGCACGGCGACGGCGACGACAAAGAGATCCGCTCCGAGATCACCCGGGCGGTCAACGCCAGCCCGACGCTGCGTAACAAGAAGGACCTCATCGAGGCCTTCGTCGACTCGGTTTCCGTTGACGGGCACATCGACGACGAATGGGTGGCCTTCATCGAGGCCGAGCGCAAGACCGAGCTCGCCAGGATCATCGCAGACGAGAACCTCAAGCCGAAAGCCGCCCAGGAGTTCGTCCAGAACGCTTTCCGCAACGGCGAGTTGCGCACCACCGGGACGGCCATCACCAAGATCCTGCCCCCGGTCTCCCGTTTTGCTCCAAGCGGCGGTCACGACGAAAAGAAACAGCGGGTGATTGCCAGACTGAGCGCCTTCTTCGACCGCTTCCTCGGGTTGGGTGCCGCACCAACCGAAAGCCCCGGGCATCATGACTGA